The Candidatus Methylomirabilota bacterium genome segment TCTTCTGGCGGAACAGGGTTTCTTCACAGCAGCGGCGGTGTCCTTACCGCCGCTCACGTCGTTAAGGATTGCAAGGCTCAAGACTTGGTCCTTGTGACTCCGGGCGGAAAAGATTTTGGTGTTGCGGCGATCGATGCAGATGACGCGTTGGATCTCGCGCTGCTTCGACCGGGAAGCGCAATACCTGGACAGCCCCTGTCAATTGGCCCCGTGGCACCACCGGCAATCGGGATGCAAGTTGCTACTTGGGGTTATCCCGGCGGCTACTCGGGTCTGGCACCGCTTCTTAGCGTTGGGTATTTGGCTGGGACACAAGAGTTCAAGGAAGGGGGAGCAACGATTCAACGCTGGGTAATAAACGCTGCGTTCAACGGCGGTAACTCGGGCGGCCCCGTTCTGTCACTGGAGGATGGAAGCATCGTCGGCGTCGTATCTAGCAAGCTGGCGCCCGTCCCAAAGGAGATCGCTACGATCCTAGAGCTTCTCTCAAAGCAACAATCTGGCCTCACCTACGAGGGTACAAAGGCGGACGGATCCAAAGTTACTTTCACGGAAGGGCAACTAATCGGCGAGGTGCTGCAATATCTGCGTAGCCAGGTGCAACTTGTAATCGGTTACGCCGTGTCGCCAGAAGATATCGCCAAGTTTCTGAAGGCTCGAAACATAAAACCCTGACGATGCCCAACCCGCCGCTGCAGCGGACGGTGCAGGCCTTCGGCGTTGCACTTCCCTCACAACGCTTCGCGTTGTTCGGCGCCGCTGAGCTTTTTCGTTAGGCGGACGAACCATGGCTTTTGAGAACCCCGATCCTACATTCGCACACCAGGCCGACCGTGTTTACGGTCTGTGCCAACTTGTCGCTGATGTCCGTGACAGGCACAGC includes the following:
- a CDS encoding serine protease → MTRLAVATVLFMSACSSTPLLEDHPVQIPTSAQVTTDIAGKAATAVKQGVLRVICRSTSSGGTGFLHSSGGVLTAAHVVKDCKAQDLVLVTPGGKDFGVAAIDADDALDLALLRPGSAIPGQPLSIGPVAPPAIGMQVATWGYPGGYSGLAPLLSVGYLAGTQEFKEGGATIQRWVINAAFNGGNSGGPVLSLEDGSIVGVVSSKLAPVPKEIATILELLSKQQSGLTYEGTKADGSKVTFTEGQLIGEVLQYLRSQVQLVIGYAVSPEDIAKFLKARNIKP